The genome window GATTGGTACGACTTTATACCTTGGTACGTAGCACGTGGGACGTTAAGAGCCTCAATTGGCTATTTATAccactgctatctctgaagttaatgtggttttagtgatgatATTATTCGGGgaaatttgttttgtaatagattaggtttttattcgaaaggatttgggttagaatgcttgcgtgagtcctggcgagagctgggcagacggcccgccgaccctttggttcgccttaaggggaagtggggtcgccacaatgtaaaggatacaggtggctctcaggagccaaatccccgttgctatacttgatccaacctcgTTGACCCaccgtcaacgttcaaataaaggaaccagtccagtagaaccccactttaacgccaaaaccccattcacctaacataccccttaccggacccgaacaccaaacaggaacaggaatggtaatactcgagtataccgaaatcaaGAGTCTCAGTACCCAAggattccccaggaacaggtacccatggattgtcaactatctcgaccaagcccttgctggctcgatttaattaactccccatgaggttgagctcaagtttaacaggacgatcgttggacacacttccaaacgatctcataacaagttcaagtacataacaagtacaagtaatagattccagttcgttcagtacaggtaagagaacgagtgtgataaaatagaccctcgtctcatacaagataaaaaGTCAGGAAAGATCTTCAAATAGCAAGTTCcaagtacagaaaaccagtttaacaataattcaggggagtggtgcactcaccagttaaagcaaggatacatcaaaagtttcaaccaaggtagggctctaatcaccaagaaaccctagaataaccaaggtaaacaattatggtttcCACAGTCACAAATCCAATAAATGGAATGTataaatgaggctcgactacatgtcgtacgtctttccaggttaagtactagtacaaaagaataaaatatgacttttgagcaaaaaggataacagttggtcctagggttacaaactaCTCCTAAAACccatcatttttaccaagatcaactcaacttaaaagaatcgcgtagccctaaaattttgggcagcatgccctctgtatttacctattttccagccatttatggcttcattattttcctcaaccagtcccaaagtcatacacaatataaattcatcacaacagtcattcaataggctcaaagtcattcaagtacaaaatttaactaggaaaatgaccggaaatgaaagttaagccctaaaacccaaaaacagttttgacattgtttagcgtattggacacaaccggtgctacgattatcagatggatgtgcaatatacaccgtttcgaagctaaaataaagggctacaatgttgaagaaggccactcagtctagtttacaatgtatctaggtcacatttaccaaaacatccccaaattttccagttcaaagtttactgtggcagtcctgattcatttgatcatatctcagaacatacgactccaattcaagtgattccaaagccatctgaaagctaagatacaaagctataattcttaagaagacattgacaaccaaatcagtagtattcccagtcaaactaaccaattataGAAGCTGATtattagtttcggacagaaacagggcagcaagggtatttcagtcttttcataggctacgttgctccaattgggctgaaattttgtaaaaaactACAAAACatcattttatacaacttttatgttttagccTAAGGCTGATTCgacctctaacatgctcaaataaatttAGACAGAACAGGCTTGCttggaaccctaatctggaattttagtTTCAGACCAACAATTTTTCACAAACCATCATTTCCAACACATACCAACTCCATcttacactataacaaaccattaatccatgactaaacaataatttatatattaaaccagaaaatcctcaataaataggaaaatttgCACATCTCAACCATAAGtcatgaaataatccacaaacTAACATATTCAACCTTTATAAACCTCCAATTTCACATCATTAAGGACAAAAGAGAATTTCCTTGACAACTTACCTTTGTAACTCCAAGAAGTAAGACAACTAGAacttgttcttcacaaatggctccactcaACACCTTAAACTAGATTAGCAACTCccttttgtggagaaatttggaatttaaatggttggtttggGAGATTCAagcaaaaaaggaaggaaaattgaagttttctctctttttctcccttGAAGAGGTCAGCCAAGAAGCTTGAGAAGAAtatgaatttttggtcaattttttggttattagtaaaggtaaagttaaatggtcaaagtccaagattaagtaagatggtgacacttgtcaccttttaagtttaaacttatcctcttgtctctccaatactaatccatctatgtaacctccaattatctcttaacacctagtaaataaATCCCTTTATGGAAAACTTagcctaatcggccgaattttatcgaacttaccgcactagtgggtcccacgtccggtataggatcttaatttttcaaaacctAACTaacactagaaaaataatttaaaaaccctgtttgctcataaaaattatgtgtaaaatttttcaaataaagaaaatatggaaaagcgtgcaataaaaaagaataaaacatagaaattaagaaaattacgggttctcacaggcaTCATGAGGATGCAGGCGGATAGGATTAGGGAGCTTCACGAAGAGATGGCTATGGAGCAAGAACGAACTAATGTTCTTAGAGAGCAACTGCAAGGGGTCAATCATCGCTTGATGAATGTAATCCGGGAGGTTAGGGACCGTTCCGGCGGCATAATTAACAAGTGCGAGGCGCTAATCTAAGGGgtgattggcgccaatgcgCAGGCGGGGGGGCCCTAGTGATGATACGCCTGGAGAAGGGAGTACCCCTAGTTCTAACCAAGGGGGAGAGTCTGTGGGCTCTGTACGGAACTAGGCTAGAAGTCTTTGAACTAACTTTTGATCCCATAAGAGGAATGGTAGGGAAAGCTCGTAGCGACTGTTTTGGCCTAGCTTTGTATATGGTCTTTTGGAGGACCCCTTTTGTTTCACAGGATGACTTTTGTGCATATTTAACTAACTGTTTCTGTATAACTGTTCGATtttgttatgtgttatgtgtatatgTTTTATGTGTTTGAATGCCCTATGAGGTAGTTGTTTTGGCTAATTGTTTATGTTCATTATAAGTGAAGGGGGGTTATGTGCCCTTTaacattatatttatatttggaccttagattgacttagatcgatggagggcactcgtagtggtcgaggccgtggacgcgggAGTAGGCAATCTATGTCTGAAAGGGGCACTGGAGAAACCTCGTccggaccaaaccctgaacctagggttgatcccaatgttcaaatagctgcctctatgcagcaaatgactgcctTGCTAGCCTAGGTGGTGCAACAATAAGGCCACAACCCTAACCCACCTGTCGGGAATCCCAAAAACCCTGGAAGTCATGTAGAGAACGAGGATCGGGCTCTCgaaaggtttcaaaaattttccccACCGAAGTTCCTTGGGGAGCCCGATCCAGATGTGGCTGAATAGTGGTTAGAAAAGATGATAGATATTTTTGCTACCCTACACTACTTGGAAGAAAGGCAAGTCACTTTTGCGGTCTTCCAACTACAAGGGGCTGCCCGTTTTTGGTGGAATATTATAAGGactaagtgggagagagagcagACCCCAAGAACGTGGGTGAACTTTGTAAGGAAATTTAACGCCAAGTACTTTCCACCCTTGGTCCacgaaaagaagaaaaatgaattcATCCGACTTCGCCAAGGCACTCAATtagtagccgagtatgagagccaGTACACCCGCTTGtcaaaatttgctcctgaactcaTTCTAGCAGAGCATCAGAGGGTGAGATGTTTCATTCGAGGACTCAACGTAGAGATCCAAAAGGACTTGGCGATAGCCCAAATCACTACCTTCAGTGATGCAGTGGAGAAAGCCTTACGAGCTGAAAATGCAAGGCTCCAAGTGAGGAACTTCCAGGTTCGAAAGCAGGGGTTCTCGGGCGGTAGTTCTAGTCAAGGGGATAAGAGTACGCCTCTCAAATTTGGAAGGGGAGCCGGAGGGGGACGATTTTCCAATACAGCAGGAGGTACTCCGCCAAGAGGTGGCCAAAGTGGACGAGGCCGACAGAGGAATGCTTCTTAGGGGAGCTCAGCTACTGTTTCTCGGGGCCCATGTTGTTTCTGTGGGAAGCCAAACAATACGGAAGacaattgttggaggaaagagAGGAAGTGCTTATGCTGCGGGAGCGCAGAGTACCAGATCGCTAATTGTCCGGTCCAACCTCCAGAGACGAGAGGGACTACGCAATCATCGAAGGCTACCTCGGAGCAGTCGAAAGTGGAGGGAGTGAAACTGAAGGTGCCTGCTCGGGTGTATTCTATCAAGCAACGCCCTGTCCCTGATTCGGcggaggtggtggaaggtacgattcctatcTTCCACCGTCTAGCtagaattttgatagaccccgagggccacccattcctttgttaaccctgactTCATGTGTGGAATTGATATCACTCCTGTTAGTTTGCCATATGATCTGGAAGTAAGTACTCTTACGGGAGACCAGTGTTTGGTTACTAGCAAAATGTATGTAAATTGTAAAAtctgggtaggagagaggaagttatTGGGAAATCTGATAAGTTTGGCCATTAAAGGGTACGATGTGATATTGGGCATGGATTGGTTGGCTAGGTACGATGCCCAACTGGACTATAAAAGGAAAGTAGTGAAATTTCGTATCCCTGGGGAGGCGACCTTAAGGCTAGATGTGAGGGGTAGTCTAGCCTCATCTGCAATAATTTCGGGTATTCGGTTAGAAAACTTTTGAGTAAATAGGCACAAGGGTTTCTAGCCTTTCTTATTAACACTCCCACCGATAAGTTGACAGTAGAAGATGTTCCAGTAGTGGGTGAATATCCGGATGTATTTTTCGATGAATTAGTGAATCTACTACCCGAAAGGGAGATTGAGTTTGAGATTAACCTGTTATCTGGGACTTCACCTATCTCTAGGACCCCCTACCgtatggcacctgctgaactcAAGGAATTGAAATTGCAGTTGCAAGACCTTCTGCAGCGGGGTTTTATCCGTGAGAGTGGATCGCCTTGGGCGGCACCCGTTctctttgttaaaaagaaggacgggACTTTAAGATTGTGTATCGATTATCGAGGGCTGAACAACATGAccgttaagaataagtacccactACCTCatattgatgaactgtttgaccagttgcaaggagcaaTGGTTTTTTCAAAACTAGATCTTCGACAAGGGTACTACCAATTATTGATCTGAAAAGAAGATGTGACTAAAACTGCCTTTAATTCCTGATATGGGCATTTCGAATTTgtcgttatgccctttggactgaccaacgCCCCTGCCActttcatggacctaatgcatcatgtttttaaaccctacctggaccgatttgtcatcgtgtttatcgatgacattttggtctactcgaAAACCCATAAGGAGCATGTGCAACATCTCAAGTTGGTTTTGCAGACCCTGAGGGATTATCAGTTGTATGCCAAATTTAGtaaatgtgagttttggctAGAGAAGGTTTCTTTCTTGGGGCATGTGATTTCGAGAGAAGGAGTTGCTGTAGACCCCGCGAAGGTGGAAGCAATAACTGAGTGGAAATTACCTGAAAATCCTACTGAGATCCAGAGTTTTCTAGGGTTAGCAGGTTATTACTGTCGATTTATTAAAGATTTCTCGAAACTTGCCAGTCCTTTAACTGATCTGACAAAGAAGGGTGGTCGATTTCTGTGGAGTGATAAGTGTGAACATAGTTTCCAGAAGTTGAAACGGAGGTTGACCATAGCCCCTATTCTGGCTTTGCGTAACGGTAAGGACAGCTTCACTATTTACACTAATGCTTCGAGGGAAGGTTTAGGGTGTGTATTGATGCAGAACCAAAATGTAATAGCTTATGcttctagaaaattgaaaatcCATGAGCAAAACTATCCCACTTATGACTTAGAGctagccgcagttgtctttgcCCTGAAAAAGTGAAGGCATTATCTGTATGGGGTaacctttgaggtttattccaatcataagagccttaagtaccttttttcccaaaaagaattgaatacgagacaacgtcggtggatggaattcttagAAGACTATGACTGTACAATCAACTATCATCCGGGTAAGGCTAATGTGGTAGCTAATGCCCTAAGTCGAAAGGCGCGAATATCGGGGTTAATGGTTAAAGAGTGGGAAATGTTAGGGGCTGTTGGTGAGTGGAACCCTAGATTGGAGCATAAGAAGATAACTTTTAGAAATATCCGGGTGACATCCGTTCTATTGGGTAGAATCAAAGAGGCTCAAACTGAGGATCCAATAGTTCAAAAATGGGTGGAAAAGGTAAAGAAGGAGAAAATTCCCGACTTCAATCTGAGTCCTGAGGGGATATTAAGGTTTAAGAATCGGATAGTGGTGCCTAATGACAAAAATTTGAAACGAGAGGCTCTGGAGGAAGCTTATCGATCCaaatatacaatccatccgggtggtaataagatgtatcaggacctacGACAGTTATACTGATGGGATAAGATGAAGAGGGACATAGCTCAATACGTGCAAACTTGTCTAGTCTGCCAGCAGGTTAAggctgaacaccaaaaaccTTCTAGATTACTGCAGCCATTGGAGATACCCGTATGGAAATGGGagaacatcaccatggacttcgtttctaGATTACCTAGGACccaaaaaggacatgatgccgtttgggtgatcgttgatcggttaaccaaatcggctcatttcttacctgtgaatatgaagtattccatggataagttACCTCGGTTGTACATGGATGAGATTATGAGACTACATGGGGTTCCCATGAGTATAGTTTTCGACCGAGATCCTAGATTTGTGTCGAGGTTTTAGCAAAAATTTTAGGAGACCTTGGGAACAAAACTGAACCTAAGCaccacctatcatcctcagacagATGGACAGTCGGAACGAACAATTCAGACCCTTGAGCATATGTTACGCACTTGTAttttggactttggaggcagttGGGGCCAATACATGACTTTAGTGGAGTTCGCCTACAAtaatagctaccattcgtccattcaaatggcaccgTTTGAGGCTCTCTATGGATGGAAGTGCCATTCACCTatatattgggatgaagtaggagaaaAGAAGATTCTGGACCCAACAGTCATcccttggatggaggatgctCAAGAAAAGGTTAAGTTGATACGTCAGAGACTCCAAACCGCTCAAAGTCGTCAAAAGGGCTACACGGACAActgaagaaaagatttggagttcgaaattgGAGACCGTGTTTTTCTTAAAGTTACCCCACTACGAAGTGTTACTGctggtagaggaaagaaactccaaccCCGATTCGTAGGACCATTCACGATTCTCCAACAAGTTGGGAAAGTAGTGTACCGACTCGAGTTGCCGCCAAGCTTGTCTCGAATTCACGATGTCTTCCACGTGTCAATGCTCAAAAAGTACTACCCTGACCCGACTCATATTGTGCAGCCAGAGGAAATTGAAGTAGATGAAGCCCTTACCTACGAGGAGAGACCTGTGCGGGTATTAGATAGAAAGGTTAAGGAGCtgaggaataaacaaatttcactGGAAAAAAATTCTGTGGAAGAACCACGGAGTCGAAGAGACGACCTGGGAGATGGAGGAGGAGATGGAAAGGAAATACCCTGAGCTGTTTAATGAttcaggtgagaaatttcgaggatgaaattctttaaggggaagagagtgtgagaTCTCggaatttttttcttattttctaggcatttattTTTGACGTTTGTGCCCAATTTCTATATTTTCGTTATTATATGAATTTTCTGGGgatttttatgagaaaatatggttttaaaatcatttttcgaAAATGAGTTATTTCCTGTGATAATGGTGGTGTATAGTGGTTGTGGGatccactagtgcgataagtgccATAAATGTGGAAAATCCAAAGAAGTTATATTACATGGTAGTGTGagctaattagaggttagctagtcTAATTAAGTATTGGAAGACAAAGGAAGGAGATAAACACGAAGCGCCACTTGTCATTTCCCTATtggaggttggactttgactagaGTATATTACCTTTCCTAAAGTAATTTTGACCCACAAAATCatctccattttctttcttttggccgTGCACCTTGAGGACAAAGAAGAGAGAAAGCTTCCTCaatttccctttctttcttgcttgaatcttggaaACCAACCGTTAATCTctcaaatttctccacaaaagtgagttgagAGGTGAGTTTAAGGCCCTtagtggagccatttgtgaagaacaagccCTAGCTATCTTGTATCTTGGAGTTGCAAAGGTGAGTTGTCAAGATATCTTCCCTTTCATGATAATAATGCTCAATTAAGGGATTCTAGTGGTAAAGCATGCCATTTAGTGGATTATTTCATTGGTTATAATGGAATTgttcaatatttttatttatggaggatttttctgttttatatagtAACTTATAGCTAGTCATGATGTGATAGCCTTATATTGAGTAATCTAGGGCCTTTATAGGTCAATGATGGTTTgttgtggaaaatttcagcttttagcggaaaatttcagttttagggtttataTATTAGGGGGTTTTATATGGTTTGCTCATGAGCATGGAATTGGTTGTAATTtaggggtattgtgaccctaggGAGGTGTATTGACTAGCCTCCCAATCGTGTTTACTTTCATGACCGTTTGGTGTAAATATTGGTGATGAATAATAGGTTGGAAATGTGAGATTcttggggaaatgctgtccaaatgttAAGAAATTTGAGTTATCTTGAATTGAGGGTGATTTGAGTGAAAATGGAAGGAGTTTGGGGTTTATTGTGTTCCACACTATTCACCCCCTTTCGCTTTCagtatattatattaatagTTCATTGCTAATGATCTGACTCGTGATCGAGTctcaattgtaattttttttgcttGTGTAGGTTGTGCCGGTGATCCGGAGCCTACGTCTGGAGCTAACTTGTGAATTTATTAATCtctttggtgagtgtaccattataTGGGTTGATGCTTAATGATTGattgtacttgttatgtgaatTGAATGTCttgaatgagacgagagtgtactttatcgctctcgatCTCTTGTCTATATTACTATTACTGTCAAATGTGGAATTGTATGTGTGTGTGATTTGACTTGGCTTGGGGCTTTGCCCGACCACTTGACTGTGATAGCTGAGCTCATACCTCAGTGGTCATTATTCGAGTTgagtcggcaagggcttgggcgaaTCAATAACAGACCTGGGGTTACTGttagtcgagtggagtgttaactcctcgactttaaggtatactcgagtattaccctcttTGTGActttgaggtgttcgggcctggTAAGGGGGTGTCCGGTGGAAGGAATTTGGAGTAAAGTGGAATCTACGGTCTTGTTCCCTCTTCAgaggttgacagagtgtcaacggatatgagatcaagtacggcaagtGGAAAACGGCTCTTGAGAAccaactgtatccttttatccatGGTTGTCGTGATGTCATTTGTTATGTGTTCATTGGCTATGTACATTTGGGCATAATTCTACTTGTGTGTGTggttggtacctcacgagcgtaagctcacccatgttacttttgttttccttacaggaacaacttttggaaacagtgttttgaagcgagttgagctagttaggccTTCCATTGTTTGTAAAGCTCCTCAATTATGAAAACCTAACTGTATTTGGTTCCTAAAATCCCTTTTGAGTTGTAAACCCTGAATATTCAAGGATGTATGAAAATGTTTCCTCATTTGTATGTGTTATTTATATTACTTGGTATATACTTGCTTGGTATATTCGTGTTTAGAATGGACTTGGGCGAGTTCGGGAACCAaacgagaaaagaaaaaaatttggcgaATTTACTGTTCATTGGATCCGGCCAACTTCTGGCCGGATAGGCtagggaaaggaaaaaattttgtggTTAGCCTCTGGCCTAAATCTGGCCAGAGCAATCCGGGCAGTTTCTAGCCGGGATTACTGGCCGGATTGGTAGGGGCTTTTGGCCCGTGGGTTTTGGTCTTTGCCccctatccggccagaaatccgacCATGAATCCAGCTGGATAGTGACGTGTCTGTCACTGTTCATCCGCagcaaaatttttgttttcgtttTTCGTGTCCGATTTGAATTTTCGAACATTATATTTTCATTCGTAGGGATGTTTTGAGGAGAGTATGACTCAATAAGCTTTTGAGTGCTcgtttcttgaatttttctctCTTAAGCTGGGAGCGTTTGTGCGAATTCgtctccgtagtcctggcgagagctgggcaggcggtctatcgacccctttggttcgccttagggagagatGGAGCCGTTACAAGAACACTTGAGAAGTACATGTTAAGTCGGACCAAGGAAACGGAAAATAAGAGAAAGGCAATGAGAAACAATGAAGATGGCAGCTTTGCCATCCTTTGGTGTTTCGATCaaaactgaagctacacttatcggattgaggcaaattttatggtgtttcgaagctaagacataaacctacattttcTAGGAAGACATTGACACCCAGTTCTCGTATTTTCAGGGTAAAAAATGGACGGTCAGAAGCACATGAAAAACAGGTCAGGAAAATTAGAGTTTTTGTGCAGTCAGGAATGCTCTAGCAAAATCATAAGTTAAACTGATCCAAttgatttgaaatttttcaGATAGAAATTAACTCaaatccctataactttcatgttttgtccaaaagctgatttgtgagaacccgtaaaaccctaattattttcctagggtttatttccccttaattgcatgttttctgcattttctggcttagaaatattttcttagtggattttatgagcaattatagttttaagatgattttcctagcattggagaaattttagaaaattaagagtaaatagtggacgtgggacccactagtgcgaaaagttcggaaaaattcggccaataaggttaagtttcggatactgtgtgaaatttatcgggtgttaagagataagtagaatgtgtgaagtgattgatgtgagagggaaaaagaaagataagaatgcattaatgagtgtgacaagtgtcacaatatggttggttgtgacttaagaaacactattcaccttttgacaatttttttgacttttgaccacttaagtaaatattccaaaaattcacaaaaaaacaccattttcttaccttgagttggccggcccttctagcaagaagaaagaagaaacttcatcaacttcaagcttccaattggtccaaaatccaccaaatcaagtgtttagttagatttcactccataaaaccttaccttctagtgctagtaagggttgtagtgaagtttgtttgaagagcaaaggtgtccacaatccctctctctcttgatttcttggtaagtgttgcttgaacaccctactacctctaataatggttatatgatgcttagaagtggcttgagtgtttgaaaatgtgatttatctcttgatttggcttgttttggtgaagtttttattttattgggaatttttctggtttaatatgatcttgatgttgggggcttgtatgatgaattgtaatggttggaaatgactctagtgagtgtgaattgtggttaaatgcaatcaattttggatttggtgtgaaaaatggaaagttagggttcataaaatcccaattctgtccggttttagagcactgggttagaggccgaattagactttgctcaaaacatgaaagttgtaggtattgatgtgtttgaggtgcctataaaatttcaggtcatttggatgagtttagagtgagttatgccgtttttactgtagctgttctgttttgatcagaatgcgaaaactgcgatagtatttggcccttttgactggaattggtttggattttgaagttggtatcttctgatgaaatgtagctggatggcttagctaacttatgccttttgaatttcggcatttggacttgtatggactgagatataccgattacagttttctgtgttttgcaaacctgttttggtgattctggtttagtgtttggcatttttgacctagttgggccaggaactggattgagtgaccttctacattgttgtagccttgtttcatataagtcccacagacaaccaagagggggggtgaattggttgattaaaaacttaaccaagtttatgcactttttctttaatgaaaatttacctttctttttagtaatgatcaaccaagtagattagaagacaatagcaataataatcagagaagcaagtatagataagcaatgaagattttattaaacagaaatataaaatagagaaacaaaccaagtgtctaccaagctttacccaaacttgaagaccaaacactaggaagagcaacttctctttgatgaacgaagatcaactagatgtacaatggagggagctcttcctccttgccctaagcctcacttagtcaagctaggaagttttacaatcactcagaaaaccctcaacaaagctacactaaagatcctttcaaccacaaaagaaatgctcaacagaaattcacaccactttaatacaaatctgctttggagactattttctagctaaaatatcccttgagaacttgtaaacaaagtgagcaaaagtcactacttcgttcagaccagtttgattttaaagggatccagaaatgggcttcatcaatgcttccaacggatagaaggcagctgaagagtcaactagccgttggggctgtcggacgtccgacgatcgaatcatcgtccgaaccaatcgtccgatgatagccaagttgaggttcggacgtccgataagttctttgtcgtccgacagcacagcgtccgaccttgggccgagagctagcaagttatcttggaatttttcggacgtccgatgcggttgattaacgtccgatggcaagcgtccgatccttccggacgtccgatgcttccatgtgagcgtccgacggtgcttccttcctgatgttctttatcttttcggacgtccgacagtttcctttcggccgtccgacctgattgtcctgtttttgcttctcattttggttgttttacatttcatgacatatttgaacctgattcttggatagacaaaaaaacacttgtatttgaggaaggttagacaaatatttcaaagtaccaagaatgaca of Coffea arabica cultivar ET-39 chromosome 5c, Coffea Arabica ET-39 HiFi, whole genome shotgun sequence contains these proteins:
- the LOC140007246 gene encoding uncharacterized protein, giving the protein MIDIFATLHYLEERQVTFAVFQLQGAARFWWNIIRTKWEREQTPRTWVNFVRKFNAKYFPPLVHEKKKNEFIRLRQGTQLVAEYESQYTRLSKFAPELILAEHQRVRCFIRGLNVEIQKDLAIAQITTFSDAVEKALRAENARLQVRNFQVRKQGFSGGSSSQGDKSTPLKFGRGAGGGRFSNTAGETRGTTQSSKATSEQSKVEGVKLKVPARVYSIKQRPVPDSAEVVEGERKLLGNLISLAIKGYDVILGMDWLARTPYRMAPAELKELKLQLQDLLQRGFIRESGSPWAAPVLFVKKKDGTLRLCIDYRGLNNMTVKNKYPLPHIDELFDQLQGAMTLRDYQLYAKFSKCEFWLEKVSFLGHVISREGVAVDPAKVEAITEWKLPENPTEIQSFLGLAGYYCRFIKDFSKLASPLTDLTKKGGRFLWSDKCEHSFQKLKRRLTIAPILALRNGKDSFTIYTNASREGLGCVLMQNQNVIAYASRKLKIHEQNYPTYDLELAAVVFALKK